One genomic region from Desulfobacterales bacterium encodes:
- a CDS encoding RraA family protein: MTDNSEKLPAPMNALKALSTGMIADALAISGINGGVMGVRPARGFEDAKIVGPAVTVLFSPPRPGEKTFTNYEVIRSADPGSVLVIDGKGFDGHFSGDNQAACAKKQGLAAIVVYGGARDFGGFRQAEIPLYCTGSATRDKPAECKITAYNVAVEIGGVPVRPQDIIVADEDGVVVIPGDFLDGLMENLKIINTVEKEMEHAIQGNAPVEKLKEIISKKKPKK; encoded by the coding sequence ATGACCGACAATTCTGAAAAATTACCCGCACCGATGAATGCGCTCAAGGCGCTGAGCACCGGGATGATCGCCGACGCCCTGGCTATTTCAGGAATCAACGGCGGCGTTATGGGTGTCCGACCCGCGCGCGGGTTTGAAGATGCCAAAATAGTGGGGCCGGCCGTAACGGTCCTGTTTTCGCCGCCGCGCCCCGGAGAGAAGACGTTTACAAATTATGAAGTTATACGCAGTGCCGATCCGGGCAGTGTGCTGGTAATCGATGGAAAGGGTTTCGATGGGCATTTTAGCGGAGATAATCAGGCAGCCTGTGCCAAAAAGCAGGGGCTGGCGGCTATTGTTGTATATGGGGGCGCCCGTGATTTTGGGGGCTTTCGTCAAGCTGAAATACCGCTTTACTGTACGGGTTCAGCGACCAGGGATAAACCCGCGGAATGTAAGATTACCGCCTACAATGTCGCTGTGGAGATCGGCGGCGTTCCGGTCAGGCCCCAGGACATCATTGTGGCTGATGAAGACGGTGTTGTCGTTATTCCGGGAGATTTTCTGGACGGGCTTATGGAAAACTTGAAAATCATCAACACGGTTGAAAAAGAGATGGAGCATGCCATCCAAGGCAATGCACCGGTTGAAAAATTGAAAGAAATTATATCAAAGAAAAAACCTAAAAAATAA